The nucleotide sequence GCCACAAGAGACAAAGAGCAAGTGCGTCAATCCCTGCAACCGATTCTTGCCTGGGATTTTGAGCGGGTCATTATGGCTCATGGCAGCATTATTGAGCAGGATGGTAAACGACTATTTCAGCGAGGCTATGAGTGGTTTTTAAACGAAAGGTAATGACTTCTACTTGGTAGATGTGACGGGTTCTGGATAATCTGTGCTGACCGTCACAGGCTGCCAAGCGTTCAATTCCGTTTTGACCCATTCCAGTTTTTCCTGAATCAGGCTCATAGAATCGGTACCCAATGCCAACCGCATCGGAGGATGCGGACTTTCCACAGCTTAAATGATGGCTTGCGCCGCTTTTGCTGGATCGCCCGGTTGCTGACCATCCATCGCTTTGAACCACTGCAATGCCGCATCGCTCATAGTGGCATAGGCATCAATCGATCGCTTGGCTACGGCTAGAGAGCGTCCATTAAAATCGGTGCGAAATGCTCCAGGTTCAATTAACGTGACTTTAATTCCAAACGGTTCAACCTCCTTAGCCAGGGCTTCAGACGTACCTTCCAGGGCAAATTTAGCCCCGCAGTAGAGGCTGCTTCCCCCAAATCCCACGAGTCCTGCTGTGGATGACAGATTCACAATGTGACCGCTGCCTTGCTGACGCATCACAGGCAAGACCGATCGCATCAGACGCAGTGCCCCAAAGAAGTTGGTTTCAAAAAATTGGCGAATTTCAACATCGCTAACCTCTTCGAGTGCGGCAATGAGCCCATGCCCTGCATTGTTGACCAACACATCAATGCGACCAAAGGTGGCGATCGCAGCATCAACGACTGCCTGGATATCTTGAGACACTGTTACGTCCAGACGGATAGCCTTTGCGGTTTCTGGATAGT is from Oscillatoria sp. FACHB-1407 and encodes:
- a CDS encoding oxidoreductase, producing the protein MNSNNNRITPKVWLITGCSTGFGRALAEAVLKKGDSLLATAREPEQLHALIEDYPETAKAIRLDVTVSQDIQAVVDAAIATFGRIDVLVNNAGHGLIAALEEVSDVEIRQFFETNFFGALRLMRSVLPVMRQQGSGHIVNLSSTAGLVGFGGSSLYCGAKFALEGTSEALAKEVEPFGIKVTLIEPGAFRTDFNGRSLAVAKRSIDAYATMSDAALQWFKAMDGQQPGDPAKAAQAII